Genomic window (Helianthus annuus cultivar XRQ/B chromosome 3, HanXRQr2.0-SUNRISE, whole genome shotgun sequence):
CCAATTCTAATGCAATTGTACATAGTATTAACTTGCAAGTTTTCGTGTTCTATCTCATGTTTATGGTGCTATTTTTAAACGTTATTTTTTTACCTTTAACTCAAaatatttttcatcttttataatttTATCTTATAAAATTATAAGGAAAGCGGGTTTAAGAGAAATCGGGTTTGTAGCAGGACAAGCTATAAGGAAAGCGGAATCAAAAAAGGTGGATAAACACGCTAAAGCCTGTGATGATAACCAACATGCATTTATCCCCTTCGCCTTCGACACCTTTGGCTTCCTAGCTCAAGAAGCTATCCGTTTGTTGACTAGGGTCCAAAAGGTTGTCCACGACAGTTGCTCATCAACAGGGGGCATGGGTTTGTCTTTAAtaggctagggtttgctattcagaaagggtagcggcgcagcttgttgctcgcttacctgTGATATTGATGTAATTCGGCCAGTTCACGTATAATTAAAATTTTATTGGAAAAAAAAATCTtacaaaatttgatttttttacttctACCCAAAACATTTCATCTTTACAATTTAAGTATTTAACTTTACAACTTTTTTACTATCAACTTTGGCCCCTTATAGTTTCATCTTTTGTAaatttttgttttatgttttgttCTATTTGTTGTGAGTTAACACGGCCGCATCCTGCGTGTGTGGTTAAACatttttacgttttgttctaaattttgtgagttaacacgacGAAACGTGCGTATGTGGTTCAACAGTTTTACGTTTCATTTTACTTTCGTTCTaatttttgcaagttaacacaACGCAACGTCCATGTGTGGTTTGCCGTTATTACGTTTATTTTTCTCGCTTGACAAGTTTGTCGTAACGCAAGGGTcatagatcgacttagttattcttttatatgttttacgctttgtttaaaattttgcgagttaacacgtcgCAATATGCGTGTGTGATTCAATATTTTTACGTCCAttttcctgtttgacaggttcatcgcaATGCGCAGGTCATAGATCGACTTAACTATCCTTTATATGTTTTACTTTTTggtctaatttcttcgcattaacatgtTGCAACTTTAGTGTTGGTGGTCACTAGCGGTGGTGTTATATTGCATGGTTTTACGCCCCCGACGCAATACAAGGGGGCTTAAAggtttacgtttcggtctaataCTTTCGCATTAACACGACGCAGTTGGTGGGCATGGTTCAACGTACTTTTTATtcggttttgttttgtttttttttttacatgcCTTTTCAGTGTTGATAGTCCCTGACGACAATGCGTCATTGATGCTACTTGACACGATACGCCTCCATCACAACAAcaaggggcttaatactagttgcAATTTAACTACTAAAACATCCCGCGAACCAAACACCGCTTTAATACCATTTTATAATAATACAATACAATTAAGTCGTTAAGCTTCGTAAAGCATATTCGTTTTTATGACGTAAGCGCCCGGACGATACGACTTATATTGCGATAAATCGGCGATTCCGTATTTCTCTAGGCAAACACGCAGATCCCGTTTTCTCATCCCACCGACTTCTTCTCCGGCCACTCTATCCGCCTCTTTCACCGTCATCGGAGGTAACTTCTGCTCCTTATTCTTCTCCGGCATCGATATTCCGTTTTCAATTTCAACTACTTGCTTTATTCAACGCTTTCGTGCACAAACCCTAGGTTTTCGATGTGTATTGTGACATCTGTGTGTAATTTAGTGGATACGGTGCCTAAATATCGGTGAGACACTTCAGATCTGCTTTTTAGAAGTTGAATTCGTGTTTTTATTGAAATTTATTGTTGTAATGAACGCGATTAGGTCATTTGAAGCGAGAATACGTAGGTCGATTTGGATTAGTTGTAATGTTGTGTGAGAAATTGTTGAGGAGATTCGAATTTGAACTCGAACGAAGGATTAGTTACGGACAGTAGTAGAAAATGGTCATCATGTTGTTCTGCTGATGCACGATGATAGTCAACTGCATTTCAACTACTTGCTTTATTGAAGGCGTTTGTTTGTAAAGTGTAAACCCTAGGTTTTCGATGTGTATTGTGATATATGTCTGATTAGAGGTTACCGTGGCTAAATATTGGTGGAACACTTCAGATTTTCTTTTTAGAAGTTGAAttcgtgttttttttttgtttattgaaATTTGTTTTTCTGACGAGTGCAATTAGGTTACCTGAAGGTTGATTGTGTAGGTTGATTTTGGATTAGTTGCAATGCTGTGTAAAAATTTGTTGAAGATATTCATATTTGAACTCGAAGTCTCGACCGGAGGATTGTTTATAAATAGCACTACAAAATGTTCATTGTGTTGTTCTGTAGATGCATGATGAGAGTCAACTGCATTTCAACATCATTAGAGTTGGTTATGATAACTTACTGTTACATTTTGCTGTAGGTTTAGGATTTAAACTAGAGTGAAGATTAGGAAGTGTCGGTAAGAAGGAAAAATCAGCAACGAGAACAGGTATAAACTGCATTTAGCATAATTCGAAAGTTTTCTTACAGGTTTGATTCATTTGATTGATATTGCATTTTGGATCTGTAGGATTCTGAGGCTAAATTTCAATGGAGGGCGTTGGAGGTAGTAATAGTGCATCAGCTGCTACTTTGGATCAATGGAGGCAGTTTTCCATGCGTTTTCAGTTTTACTTGGATAAAACTACTCCACATGCGGTTTATAGGTGGATTGCCACTGCAGTTTTACTGGTTCTATATGCAGTGAGGGTTTATTATGTGCAAGGGTTCTACATTATCACCTATGGTCTGGGAATCTACATACTGAACCTGTTGATTGGGTTTCTGTCACCACTGGTTGACCCTGAACTGGAACCTTCTGATGGCCCCCTGCTACCTACTAAAGGCTCAGATGAGTTCAAGCCTTTCATCCGACGGCTGCCTGAGTTCAAGTTCTGGTAGTTGTTTCTCTGTCCTTACCATTTTACTTTTTTCTTGTCTGGTAGACTGGTAGTTGATTCCTATACCTTCATTGAAATATGCTATGGTTGTCTGTTCATCTAGTGGCAAGATGCCTACTAGTTATTCTAATGTTTAGTATTGCCGGCTACGGTTAGAAATGCCATTTATGTAATTTAACTCTGTAGGCATTCTGCATTCACTCATTATCAAACCTTTATCACTTGAGTGATAACTAAGCAACCGGTTAAATATTTGCTTTCAACTTGAACTTTCTTCTTACTTTATAGTTTATACATTTTTGTTTTGTGCTCTCAGCATAGCTATCGTTTACATTGCTTTATTTAGACATTAGAGATACATTGATAAATTTTAATCCTTATTTTTTTCATTAAAAGATGTACTGTTATCTTCAATTTTTGGCTGTTATGCTTCCAGGTACGCTATCACAAAGGCTTTCATCATATCATTCTTGATGACTTTCTTCTCTATGTTTGATGTCCCCGTCTTTTGGCCTATACTACTTTGTTACTGGTTTGTGCTATTTACCCTCACAATGAAACGCCAGATCATGCACATGATCAAATACAAATATGTCCCTTTCAATATCGGAAAACAGGTAATTGTGGCACTTTTATCAtttcttattttctttttctcCCTTTTTAGGTCATCCAAAAAATAAAGGCGCCTTTACACTAACAACTAAATGTAGGCTTGTAGCAATTGTAACTCAGTTACTTCGAAAATGGGTTGATTCGGGGTAACTCCCAACGGGTCAAATTTCATACACTGATAAAATGAAAACGAGTCATATGGGTCCCGCAGGTTGAAAAGTTCTATTCAATTGTTTTTAAAATGAAAACGGAATATGTTTGACCCATATCAACCCATATGACAAAACGAAATATTTTCGACCCATCTAGGCACCTCTAGTGACATCTGTTGGTTATCTTTGTTGACCCTTGTACAAGATTTCTTTTACAATTGTTTTTTGGTGCAACAGAAATACGGTGGTAAGAAATCTTCAGCTGGGAGCAGCAGTGGCTCACGTGCAGATTGAAGCGGTTTGAGAGGGGGAAGGGGTTGTTCTTAATCTTTTGGGTTCCaaatgatgatattgaagaaacAAAAAAAAGATAATGAATTCAGAACGTTTGAAATATTTGAAAACCGTAATAGATTTAGATTATAATATGATAGATTCGATTCGTGTACAAACATGACGATGAATGTGTGTTACTACTACTACTTCGTTCACACATTTATTTTGGcttgtttttcttttaaatgtttttaaacatTGTGCTATATTATCATCCACCAATTTGCTCTGTCGGTTAGGGATGGGAAATGATATATGTCCATAGTTACCTGCTTTTAGTTGTTGGACCAAAGATATTTGTATGATCTGGTGCTTCATAGCGGCAAATGCATGAGTTTTGCATTGGATTTACTCGTTGAAGTTTTCTGTGTTCGTTGAACACAGTAATTTTCTTTTCTCTGTAAACATATACTTCAAAACTCTGAACTTGAAAATTTTGAGTAAGTTGCGTATAATTCGTGTTCGTGTGGTTTGtagtagggatgagcatttggtactggGTATCGGTATTggtatcggtatcggtatcgTACTGGTATTGAATCGTACCGGCTATATTCGGTTCCGATACCCATTTGATACCCATTTTCCCCGTTTTCATTACCGGTATTTACGGGTAAATACTGGTACAGGTACCAATTTTCCCCAtttttcagtaccggtaccggttcggtatcGAACGAGAACCATGCTCATCCCTGGTTTATTGCTAGATGAATTTGATCGTTAATATTAGCATTAACTTTGAATAAATATGGTAAATTTgaatatgtaggataaatttgaGTTTGTTCACTTGTAGTTATCAATATATATGTATCACTTCGTTTCAAGTAAGGTATATTAGTACGTCTTAATTTGTGTCATACATATTGAATGAATGTTCTCAAATGTTGAGGTGATTTTTACGCAATTACATGGAGTCTTCTCTCAATCCTATATGTTTTAAAACATAAATCTATACAAACTTAATCCATTGTGAGGAACCAAATACGGATGATAATCACTTATGAATGTCAGATATCTGGATAGTCATAACTGACTATCATTCCGTATTTGGTTCCTCACAATAGattaaggtagcgttcgtttcgtGGAATATAACgtaattggaattggaattacAATTTGTTTGGAATTCAGGCGTGTTCGTTTTACAGAATGTAGTGGAATCTGGATGAAATTGGAATATAGATTTCGTTTCTTATGTTATCGTTCAATTCCAATTCATTCTTTTGTTAAAACGAACACCATAAGAAATGAATTTTACATTCCAATCCATTTAGATTACATTTCATTAAGTGAAATGAATACCACCtaagtttgtatatatttatttttaaaacaaaatactATCTTTTAAACATAAATTTGGGGTGTTCTATAACGGAACATGTGTTGCCATACTTTACAGACCTGTTTAACAAATAAGCCATTAAAACCGGAACTAACAGTACAACCAAGGTGCGTTCTATAACGGAACATGTATTACCGTACTTTACACATCTGTTTAACATACAAGCCATTAAAACTGGAACTAACAGTTTAACCAAAAACCCGATTTTGGTCATAGATCTTAATGGCGATTGCCGCGATCCTGATAGCACGATTTCAATAGGAGATGGAGGTAGTTTGATGAACCGAaggggtatggttgttgttgttcagTCTATATTGTGTATCTATGATTTTgagttatatttatatttatatttcatTTTATATTCATATACCATacatatataaatttatatattaaaccaaaaaataaataaagcaaAGGGACATAAGTGTCTTATAATAATAAATTATCTTatatggcattatagcctagtgacatTTTGAGGATGAGATAAGGCTTAAGGACCTACGTTCGATTCCTACAAGGGGGGTTTTCCcaggtttattgggtttcctaCGGAATTGTTGTATAAGCATTATAGCCTGGTGGAGATTGATATGATTGGATAGTTTCGCTGGTGCCACGATGATGATTGCTTCTAAACATACATTACATCATTAGAAAGAAGTTATTTGTTTTGTTTACGTATACATGTGTGGAAGAAGTAACACTAAATGTTCCGATTCCATATAGATCACTAAATAAATACCTTCCTAAACATGATGTTAGTTCATCttaaatttataaattaaataTTGTGCACCCTCATTATTAATTATAACTTTAGGCAACAATTCCTTACACGACTCATACACCCCCGTTAACAGCCAGTAATCTAATACAGTTAATATCCATAGTTATTTTGTTACTATTTATAGTGAAGTTTATTGTAGATAGAACAACCATGTCGTACTCTTGTTGTTAGGTATACTTTATAGTTGTCATTTTCGATGCATATATATAGATAATGTAGAATGAAATGTGAGAAATGTACCATAGGCATATGGCAATTGTTAGTGGGTAGCTTTGGGTCCACAATTCTTGTGGGCTTGTTAGGAGACAAAGTATGAGGGTTAATATTGTAAATGTTGATAGATAGTTCTGGGTTGTTGTGTAATAGTTGTAATAAGTGAGGGGGGTTAAATGTACAAAGAGTGGTTAGTTGTTAACAGGTTAGTTAGATGGTTGTTAAAGGTATTGTTAGGAGACAAAGTATGAGGGTTAATATTGTAAATGTTGATAGATAGTTCTGGGTTGTTGTGTAATAGTTGTAATAAGTGAGGGGGGTTAAATGTACAAAGAGTGGTTAGTTGTTAACAGGTTAGTTAGATGGTTGTTAAAGGTAGTTAACAGTTGTATAAGTAGGATCATGGGTTGTTAATAAGATTTAGCTTGATTGATCGTATTCTTCTTCTCTTGGTTCTGTGTTCGTTctatcaagtggtatcagagcttccgTTCCTCGGCAGCTCTTGAATTCATCCATAATTCGATTCAAATTCCGATTATTCATTGTTAGGTCAAAATTCGCTCCGTTCAATTGTTACAGAATTTGATCATTGTTCGATCAAATTCATTCAGTTCTTTCGATTCAAATTGATCATTGTTCGATCAATTTTATCACAATTTGGTAAAAATGACAACCAGGAATCAATCCCTAAATCAAACCCTAGAACAGAGGGTTCAGGATCATGATGCAGCAGTACATCGTTTGGAGACTGTCACTGGGAAGAATCTTACAGAATTAGAAGCAATTAAGGTGGCAACAACTCAAAATTTAGCAGAAATGGCGGAAATGAAGTCTCAAATGTCTGAGATTCTCAAGAATTTACAGAATATAGGAATGGGGAGGAATGATTCTCTTAATGGATTCCATTCAAGAACTAATAGTGATAATGAAGATCAGTCCTATCAGAGGCAATTCCACAAGGTAACAAAGATGGATTTCCCAAAGTTTAATGGTACAAATGTGGAGGGTTGGTTATGTAGGGTGGAACACTACTTTTCAGTAGATGAAACTCCAGAAAGATTGAAGGTTAAGTGTGCAATTATTCACTTAGAAGATGTTGCTTTGTTATGGCATCAATCCTTTGTTAAGTCAAGAGGTGGTTCGATTGAAGGAATGTTATGGGCTGAGTATAAGAGCTTCATTGCAACGAGATTTGCTGAAGTAATGATTCAAGATGCAATGGGGGCACTGGCTGCTTTGAAACAGAAAGGGTCTTTACAAGAATTCTGTCAACAATTTGATTTGGGTCTCACTAAGGTAAATTTGTGTGATGAATATGCAGTGAGTTTATTTTTAAGGGCTGTTAAACCGGAAATAGGATACCCAGTGAGACTGTTAAGACCAAGGAATATTCCTGAAGCTTACATGTTAGCAAGATTACAAGATGAGGCTAATGAGGCTATACAAGGTGTTAAGTATAATAAGCCCTATAATGCTAATGTGTTTCACCAAAAGAATAATAACCACTACAGTACTAAGTCAATTGCTGGTAATACTTCCTCAAATTTACCCTTATTGACTGCACCTCCTATTAAAGCTAAGCCTATCAATTCGAGAAGATTGAGCCCTAAAGAGATAGCTGATAAGCGGGCCAGGGGTGAGTGTTTTGGTTGTAATGAGAAGTTTAGTGCTACTCACCAATGTAAAAATAAGCAACTGTTTTCAATTGAAATAATGGAAGAGGAAAATGAGGAGGAAAAGGGTGAGGAGTATGAAGAAGAGATAGTAGTAGAGATGCCAGAACCACACATTTCTTTGAATGCCATAATGGGTATTCCCTCTTATTCTACCATGAGAGTTATTGGGTCGATAGGGACTAAAACAATACATATATTGATCGACTCAGGATCAACACATAACTTTTTAGATGAAAAGTTAGCATTGAGAATGGGAATTGAGGTCAAGACTATTCAACCCATGGATATCATAGTGGCTGATGGGGATCAAATGAAATGTGTTAAAATGAGTGAGAATTTGCATTGGACCATGCAGGGAAACTGGTTTAAAGCAGATGCTTTCCTTATTCCATTGTCCAATTATGACATGGTCTTGGGAATACAATGGTTACACAGTCTCAACGATATAACATGGAACTTTAAGGAGTTAACAATGAAATTCCAGTTGAATGGCAGTGATTTTGAGTTAAAAGGGATTAAGAATAAAGGGGTTTCATTATGTTCTGTTGAGAAAATGCAAGAAATATTGGCTGATAGAAATCAAGTGGCTCAAGCTCAGTTGTTTAGTATGGTTTCGGAGGGACAATCACCACATGTAAGTTACAAGGGACATGAGGAAGCATTAAACAGTTTGTTAAGAGAGTATGAAGATGTTTTTGCTGTTCCCAATACTTTACCTCCGAAAAGGCCTTGTGATCA
Coding sequences:
- the LOC110929536 gene encoding protein RER1B codes for the protein MEGVGGSNSASAATLDQWRQFSMRFQFYLDKTTPHAVYRWIATAVLLVLYAVRVYYVQGFYIITYGLGIYILNLLIGFLSPLVDPELEPSDGPLLPTKGSDEFKPFIRRLPEFKFWYAITKAFIISFLMTFFSMFDVPVFWPILLCYWFVLFTLTMKRQIMHMIKYKYVPFNIGKQKYGGKKSSAGSSSGSRAD